Proteins encoded together in one Amblyomma americanum isolate KBUSLIRL-KWMA chromosome 1, ASM5285725v1, whole genome shotgun sequence window:
- the LOC144115522 gene encoding Y+L amino acid transporter 2-like, giving the protein MAENGFQSETSPLLPKGPSIQQDVLPVDRTWTSTVELKKRLGLSNGVSMIVGTIVGAGIFVSPAGVIRYAGSIGLALVVWVLTGLVCLISALCYTELGTMIPKSGGDYDYAYILAAFGPFPAFLQLWTMLVIVKPAGNAIVALTFANYVLRPFYDDVDCHPPSSAVMLIAALVLCLLTFINCYNVKWATFVQDSLMFAKVIALVIIVIAGFVHLAQGNTGNLSNMFEGTTTDPGLICLSFYAGLFSYAGCNYLNFVAEELKNPFRNLPFAIYISLPMVTIIYLLANISYFVVLTADEVQSANAVAVTFGEKVLGVVSWIMPVSVALSTFGGLNGGIFASSRLFFVGARQGHLPSCLAMINVTHFTPAPSLVFLCLLSLLYLTNTDVFVLITYTAFSEAMFIMLSVGGLLWLRIKQPNTKRPIKVNIILPVVFFLISLFLVVLPFFSQPLETSIGAGIMLSGIPVYFFTIYWKDKPLAYRKTIYVVTEYVQRILYSGPQEDKVG; this is encoded by the exons ATGGCCGAGAACGGTTTCCAAAGCGAAACATCGCCTCTTCTGCCAAAGGGCCCCTCTATCCAGCAAGATGTGCTTCCGGTAGACCGTACTTGGACATCTACCGTGGAGCTTAAGAAGAGGCTCGGCCTTTCCAATGGCGTGTCAATGATTGTCGGTACGATTGTCGGAGCTGGAATCTTCGTGTCGCCCGCCGGCGTTATCCGTTACGCTGGATCCATCGGCTTGGCTTTGGTCGTGTGGGTGCTGACGGGCCTGGTCTGCTTGATCAGCGCGCTGTGTTACACCGAACTCGGCACCATGATTCCAAAGTCGGGAGGAGACTACGACTACGCCTACATCTTGGCGGCATTCGGACCTTTTCCCGCGTTCCTTCAGCTCTGGACCATGCTGGTTATAGTGAAGCCGGCTGGCAATGCCATTGTGGCGCTCACATTTGCTAATTACGTGTTGCGACCGTTCTACGATGATGTGGACTGTCATCCGCCTTCATCGGCAGTCATGCTCATCGCTGCCCTTGTGTTGT GTTTGCTCACGTTCATCAACTGCTACAACGTCAAATGGGCAACATTTGTGCAAGACTCCCTTATGTTTGCCAAGGTCATCGCTTTGGTTATCATCGTTATTGCGGGCTTTGTGCACCTTGCTCAAG GGAACACAGGAAACCTCAGTAACATGTTTGAAGGGACAACAACGGATCCTGGACTCATTTGTTTGTCATTTTATGCAGGGCTTTTTTCTTATGCAGGATG CAACTATCTGAACTTTGTGGCAGAGGAATTGAAGAATCCATTTAG GAACTTGCCATTTGCCATCTACATTTCATTACCCATGGTGACAATCATCTATCTTCTTGCCAATATTTCATACTTTGTGGTCCTCACTGCTGACGAAGTTCAGTCGGCAAATGCAGTGGCTGTG ACATTTGGAGAAAAGGTTCTTGGTGTGGTGTCGTGGATCATGCCGGTCTCTGTGGCACTGTCTACATTTGGCGGCCTCAATGGTGGAATTTTCGCATCATCCCG CCTATTTTTTGTTGGCGCAAGACAGGGACACCTGCCTAGTTGTCTCGCCATGATCAATGTGACTCATTTTACACCAGCTCCCAGCCTAGTCTTTTTG TGCCTTCTCAGCCTGCTGTACCTGACAAACACTGATGTGTTTGTTCTCATCACGTACACTGCCTTTAGTGAGGCCATGTTCATCATGCTGTCTGTGGGTGGGCTTCTCTGGCTTCGGATAAAGCAGCCTAATACGAAACGACCAATTAAG GTGAACATTATTCTGCCGGTGGTGTTCTTCCTCATCTCGCTGTTCCTCGTGGTGCTGCCTTTCTTCAGCCAGCCCCTAGAAACATCCATTGGTGCAGGCATAATGCTTTCTGGAATTCCAGTTTACTTTTTCACCATCTACTGGAAGGATAAACCTCTTGCATACAGGAAAACAATTT ATGTGGTGACAGAGTATGTGCAGAGAATATTGTATAGTGGACCCCAAGAAGACAAGGTGGGATAA